The DNA segment CTTatgaatagaaaataattttagaagaCAGTTATGTTTGCTAAgtgagggcagcagctgctcctggatACATCATAAGAAGTTTTGTTACTGTATGTATAAGACACTTGAGTTACTGAGTGTTTAACCTTTATGCCGGTAGATGCTTGAAAGTTTGCCTGACTTGCACAGCTGGGCTTGGCAAATACTCATTTCTTgttattgtgttttgttttgttttggtttttttcatgaaaacataaaataatttgtcacAGCGTGCAGAATAATGATGCTGGTGGTTCCTTCCACGTAGCGGCAGCTGGCTACTAGATGCACATGGGCTTAGGCAAAGAAAGCCCCAGGGGTGTGATACTTGTCGGATGGAGTCTAAAAGCTCCAGGGGATTCCCAGAGCTTTGCCCTGTGTTGCGGGGTCCCAGCATCAAGGGTGCAGAGCTGATGAACCACAGGCATGGAAGTGCCTCATCTGTGGGCTCTGCAGCTCATGTTTCATGAAAACATGTGAAGCCTGGGGCTGAGGCCCCGCCAGAGTCCCACGGCATGAGCAGACCCCTCGGCCAGCTCAAGTTAACCTCTGAAATGGGTCAGTGCTGCAGTGGCAACCAGCACTTTCCCACGTAGCTGGGTGCTGGCCTGAACGTGCCGCCTGGAGGTTAGCTGGCTCAGTGACCAAAGCATGCTAGACAATTTTGAAATgggtattttgaaatatttttagtgctCTGGTGCTGAAGGGGCCAGGTCCAACAGAAGCCATGATTTCTTGAGCTGCTTAGGGTGCAGTAAAGGGTGTGGGCTAAAGGCTATCTTAATTTCCCCTTGCAGCATGATGTCTAGGGATTTTACTCAAAACTTGCTTCTCaccacctgcagtgctggccGGAGATGCCATTTGGTAGCACGTGTGCAATGAAAGCATTAGGCTGAACTGCTCCTGCGTTACTGGTGCCAGAGGGGCAAGACTTCAATGCTTGTTACTTGTCCAAGTCATCCTTCAAAGGTGACCCATCCCCTCTCAACAGTCACCTGcaaatgtttgggttttaccTCTTCCACCTTGCATTTTTGGGCAGCTGGGGGAGAGCAATGCCAGCACTTGtctgctggctgcccaggagGTGATGCTGATGGGTGGGCCGTGCTCGCCCCGTCTTCACATAGGATAAAAACCCCCTTTATCTCATTTTACTTTCTGCACAGACTGTGGTTACAACATGTGTCTTCAGCCATCTGGCTGCACCAGCCACTAAGGCAGGCTCTTCGCTCACATGTTGTCTCTCAGATCACTGCCAAATCAGGCggcagcagaaggcagcggGTGCAGGAGGGCCGGCAGCCCATCCATGGGTGCCATGCCCCTCACCAGAGGGGTTTGGGACATTTGTGCACGCTGAGAAggttaaaaagggaaaataaatttgctgtCAGGATGTAAACCTGAAGCAGTGAGCATTGCAGTTCAAAGCAAAACCATGAAATAATGCTCTCATCAACTTTCTAGAAGGAGTGTGATGCTGATACTGAATACTTTTCCACTATTTTGGAGGCAGATGGTATAAATCCCGCGTAAGCAAAGCCTCCAGAAGTGCTTTGAAGTGCAGTGAAAAGGGCTTTCAGCACATGCAGTTCAGCATCAGTGCGTTCAGGACCGTGCGCTACAGTGGCCAAGCCAGGAggttttttcttggtttgtcaAAGTCCTCCCACGGCAACTTGCCAACAACAGGTTGTGCTATATTGCTGCGATTGTCTTCAGCTTCGCTGTTTAATAAAACCCAgcctcttctttccccttcttgcCATGGTGTGCCAAAATGGACTGCAATGGAGTGGGCTTCCCAACACTTTCCACTAGGAAAATATATTCTGAGTAATAAGAAATCGTGAGGAAAAAGGTAATGAGGATGGATCTGCCCTAAATTACATGCCAGTTAGATATTTACAGCCGGAGCTGTGTCAGGACTGAATTCCCTGAGACACAATTGCAGCATTTACAtgtttcattaagaaaaagtaATGAGACAACTTCAAAGGCAGCCTAGGAGAGGAAGTGTTTCCAGTAACTTATTCCAAACCAGACGCTGCACCCTCAGAACAGGGGCGTAGCAAAGCTCAAAACCTTCCTGCTGAGCGAGGCTGATTTTCACCTGAGCTGAGATGCCCCTGGGAAGCTTTGcagggctctgggcagcccagcagcccgCGCATGGTGCCACCCTCCTGGGATGCACAGGGCAATGCTGCTGAAGGCTTCCAGTGGCAGTCGGGCAAAATGTAGTCCACGTTAGCCCACCTGTTACTGGGACAAATGGTGTAAAAAAACATTGTATAAAGCCCTCTGTCCCTCCTGGTGCTGAATTTGCAACCCAGCAGTTGCAGGATGTAAAGCCAGCTATAGGCACTGGGGTGGGGAAACTGGGGCCATGAGTCATCGGGGGTGATGCAGGGGAAGGAACCtcatggcaggcagcagcacggTGTCAACCATCGAGCCAGGCCTCTTTGGGGAAGGAACCtcatggcaggcagcagcatggtgTCAACCATCGAGCCAGGCCTCtttggagctgctgccagcaccggGCAGCCTTGCCAAGCCCCAGCTGCAAGCGCCGTCATGTGGGGGGTGGAGGCTGATGCTCAGCGTCACCCCCCTTTCCCCGCAGCCATCCCGGGAGGGACCCGCTCCGGCAGCAGTCTCCTCCGCCACCCCGCAGCAACCACCaccgccccagcagagcaggcgCCAAAGCCTGTCATTAGGGGCCGAGCATCCCCGGCCAGGCTCTGTTTATCCTGGCGGTGTGGTTGTGAGCCGCTTACTCATGGCTTTAATGAGCAGGGTGCAGGTGTGCATTCCTGTTGTGCCTGTTGCACACGCCTGCCGGCCCCTCGCTGGCgagccagccagcccccagcccgctgTGTCGTGCCCGCAGGCTCGCAGCTGCTCTACAAACTTCAGGGAGATGCGGGGTGAGAGGCTTCCAGCGCTTCGGCCTTCCCTGCCTTGCTCCAGCTAGTAAAGTACATGCAAATTCAGTTGCAGGCTGCCTGGGCTGCGACAAAGCGCCGCGCAGCGTCCGCCCGCGCTGCACCCGCACCGGCCAAGGCTGttgagcagcagcagtctgGGGGAGCTTTGGGCCTGCAGAAATCAAGTggctgaggctgctggcaggagcaaGGGGATGCATCGCTCCTCCTCCCCAGAGGGGATGCTGAGAAAGCACCGTAGGAGTTGGAGTACTTGCGCTTCCCACCCAGCTGCCATCTCCCCAGCCTCACATCACACGGAGCTGTCATGGCACTGAGCCTTGACGCATCGGCACCTCAGCCTCGTGTCTTCATTAAAATGGCAAACAGTGAGAGCAAATGTGACATGAATGACTGTTGTTAGATGACAGAGACTCCCTCCCTCTCAAGATTAAAATTTGCTGGCTGGGACGGCAGCAAAGTGATGCTTGGTGTGGCCGTGCACCTGTGAGGACTCGGTGCTGGAAAGGCACCACCTGGAAGGACACTGTTATCCGCAGAAGGGACCCCACTGGGACACCCCCCTTGGTGGGGGGTTGTCTCCTCTTCCAGATTAAAGAGGTTTGAAAGGATGATCTCTGCTAGGTCTAATTTGAGGACTGATGGGGTGACTGCCAGTCAGCTCTAGCTGCAGATGATACTTTCATTTTAGCAATCTGAattgcaaaatgtgttttcctaaCGTCTCCCCCCATTTTGTATCCAGCATGTTTGTCAGTTTTTATGTaacaaaatctattttaaaatgctaggCTTGGGTATTTTAGCTGAAATCCACTTTCCAGGCAAATGGGCTTTCACCCCACTGCAGAAAAATCCCATCATTTAGCACAGATGATTTGCATGCTTCACCGTtctctgcaaaaagaaagaaatgtgaacatTCTGCCTCCTAAAAAATGTTGAACTATATTGTTGCTTAAATAACTGTATAAGAAATAACatcttcagattatttttttaaatcacatttaatGTGAAGATTTTATCTGATGgcaaaagaaagtatttcattattttaataccACACAACAAGAGCTAACAAGAACCATTTCTCtgggaaataaaactgcagatgtaaaataacattaaagcaaattatttaaatcaatCTGTTTTCTTGGAGCATTTCATTGTTTTGAGTTACTCATGTTGAAAGCCTGTATCTGTAAGACAGGCAGTATTAGGGTTTCACTGCCCTTAACACCCTGGTCCATCAGCAGGGCCTGGcttccatccatccatctcaAGCACAGACCAGGATTCCTGTGTATTTCAtgactctgaaaaacaaataaacaaaaccaaacaaccccccccaaatgcctggattttcatttttatacatAAGGATGCATACAAAAATGTTGGTCATTCTTGCAGGGACTGCATTGTCAATTCAGACACTAGATTCCTGGCTGCTGATTTGGTCCTTTGAAGCGTACGGAGCTGCAGTGACCTTCGACAGCTGGAGCAGACCTAAGCAGTCCGTGCATTTCTCGGGCACTTTTGATGTCCcagggcaggaaagaaaaggcaacattTGTTTGTGCCATCATTGTCTACCAGCAGTTTCCAAAAGGAACTTTTCAGTGGATACCTTTGTTTTCCACTGGGCTCAGTGTTGActtaacagaaaagctttttttccccctgcaagCCTTTCTGGGCATGAGTTATACTATTTAAACACTCTTTGCTGCTAATACAAAAAAGCTgtaggaaatgaaaatattcaaaaggCCACATCAAAGCAGGGATAGAGGACTTGCTGAATATAAAGCTGAGTTGTCCCCACCGAGGACAGCACTGGAAACatctgggagaaaagcagcagcacaggcaatGGGTTGAGAAGAACCAAATAATTCATTAAGATGATGCTACAAAGCAACCACTTCCATAATTCAGAGGGGCAGCAAGCGATGAATCCCTGGGTAAAGAGCCAGACAGCCCAAAAGCAATCTGAATGGGGCTATAAGAAACAAAGGTTGCGTATTATTCCAGTTTATTTCAGCTGTCGGTGAGGAATGCGGTCCTAAAGCCAGGCCACCCTTTGGTGCTCTGGCACAACCAGGCAGTCACATCCTCGCAGCTTTCCTGGCCCAGTACTCCTttgcaataataattttttccttccttctccaaaagaataaatgctttattaatGTTCAACTCTCTAATCATAATGAAGGAGTAGAGAGTCTTAATTAAGCCATTAGGTTCCGTAAACCAGAAGGAATAAATAGTATTAATACTATTACAAATGGAtaactgccccccccccggcccctcccatattttctgtgttataaAGTGCCTTAAGAAATTACATGAAAGATgttatgcaaaaaaatatttcagggtgCATGGCCCATTTGAGTCGTAACAGAAAGCACTGAAGCGCCAAACTTGCTGCTCCTCATCCCAAGGTGCTATCCCTTGCCACGGACCTCATTAGCACCAAACCAGGCGCTTGGGAATAGCAGCCTGGAGCCTTGGGAGCAGAAAGGGTGACCCAGCAGCTTGCAGAGAAATCCAAACAACCTGCGCAGGATCAGCAAGAGCTCTgccaccccatgcacagcatCGTACGGGACAGCTGACGGGGAATTTAACCCTTCGGAAGTAGGACAGCTTTTCTTACCCACTGGAGATTTGTGATCCTTCACAAATACTTcacagcagcccctgggcagccaggACTCTGCAGTGGAAATGACTGGTCATCCACCGAAAGGAAACCTTATAAAAAGAGCACAGGAGGAGCAAGCCTCCAAAGAATTCAGGTCCGCTACCAActttaagatttctttctgcTCGCCGTATGGTTTCCTGAATAAGCTGGACACAACAGGGCACCGCTGTGAGTTTATCCTTTCACGTCTAAAATCTCTCCTTAGTTGCCCACTCAATCACAAGGCAAGAAAACAACAGGTACATTCAACTTTAATGAAATAATCATCAGTTATATGTAGAGCTataacagagggaaaaaacagcCACAGAAAGGATGCAAACACAACCCTGGATGCAGAGCAACAGTCGCAGGGGCCAGGCTGGACCAAAGCATTTCTGccattctcctcctcttctgaaGATGTGTTTTGCCTAAAAGGCAATACTGAAATACATGAAACCTTCCCAAAACTGCTTAgtgggctggcagagcagggcagcctggccccACAGGGtcagtttgtatttctttactaGAGCCCAGACATCCTCATCCGCAGTTGACACCCGTGGGGCCGCACAGAGCCGCTGTGGCCCATTGCTCAGCGCTGACCTGCCGCCGTGCCCAGTGCAATCCCATAAGCAACCTCCGGCACCAGTATGGCTCTTCtcagggtgctgcagcagctccaaagGTACATAGAAAAGTCTTAAAAAGTCCCTTTCGAAGCTATGGCATAATACCTGGAAGGAGTAGTACGAAGTACAAAGCCATTAAAATAGTACACACGGAATTATTGGTATCTGAGAACTTATGGAACCAATTCACAAAAAGCAGGAcgatgctttttttttaacatcctctgatttttcttaagttttacTTGCAGAGAAACAAGCGGTGGCACTCACTGCTCACAGTCCTCTTGTAAAAATGGAGATGCTTTATCGAAGTTTAAAACGTGGTTGCACACCAGGTACTGGGAAAGTTTACAGCCCTTGTATTTTAACAGGGATCCAAATCCTACGCTGGGAAGGGAAATCTCGTGCACCGCCTATGGTCAGTGAGCAACCGCCGAGTGCGGCTGCTATTTCTGTACTGGCTGAGAAATACGTAGGAGAATTTTCTCAGAAGAACAGGCTGATTTGCCTGCAGCTGTACGTAAATCCCAGCTGCGCAGATGCAATCCCAAATTATTAAAAGGCTCCTTTCTCTCGGAGAGCTGGTAGGTAGAGGCGATGCTTGCACACACGCTATGCTGGCGCAACCCCCCTCGGAGCAGGGCAGTTTGTGGGTTTTGACAGCGACTGGCCCATCCAGGCATTTCCCAGCCATGTCCCCAGGCCCTCACATCCAGATTTTTTCCCTGAGGACTTCGGTAACATTGCTTTGGCATTTCCCAACGTGTTTCAGAGCAAGCTACATGGCGTGCCAGAGCCAGCCAGAGCCCGGCGGCAGCCAGCCGGCTGTAATGCACGTTTCCCATGGGATGCTCGGGCTCACTGAAGTCAGGCAGGCTTTGCAGCGCGGGGGGAGCTGTGCGGGACAGgcgctgccagcacccagggatGCCAGCAGCGGTCAGACCAAATCCAATCAATTCCAGGGCTGGCAGCGCATCGCAGCTACCCAAACTGTGTCAACACAGAGGCAATAGTTGACTGCTAACACGCATGCAGCTCACTGCTATTTATATCACATGCCATATATCAAAAATATGCTACAGCCGAGGACAGCTTCACCACGAGGACAGCTTCACCACGGAGGAAGGAGAACGAAGGacaggggctgcctgcagcagtgcgctcctgcccagcctgcgCCGCTGATGCTGACGGGAATTTTGCCCATTGAGCTTAATGGTGCGAGaacagcccccctgccccccgccagCGAAGCACTGTCATTTTCTTGGCATTCAGGCAGCCCAGGGTCAGCAAGGCGAGCAGCTGATGCTGTGCTTTAACGTGTCTGGAAATGCACAGGCTGCTTGTGACGGGGGAAGAGGCCGAATGACAAACACAGCTCACTGCAACCATCCACCTCCATGCAACGCAAGGGGTGACTATGGTTTCTGGCATCGGCACCTTGCAAGTACCTGTTTGCAATACTAAACACTGGCCTGAGCCTGTCTGGCATCGGTATCTTCGTGTTAACACTGCGGTCACTTCACCCTCCCTTGTCTCCAGTGAACCCCAGCCGCATCCGACGTGCCCCGaatccagcccagcagcaggttGGGCGCTTGCTGCCTCTCGGGACCTTTCCCTAAATGCACAACACATATAGATCTACAGCATGAACAGCAGGGAAACTTAGCATGGATGACGGCAGAAATGTGGCCTTGACATAAGGATGCcaataaatgaaaaaacactCACTGCAACaccttcatttttctgcagctgcaacCACCGGCACTGCCCggagctccagccccaggggacACGCTGTACGTATGGGACTGCCCCATGTCCCACGATCCGtttcacacagacacacaacTGAACGGACATGCAGAATTAACTACACCTCAGCCCCGGGAGCCCTTGGAGctctccacacacaccccaggcCAAGCGGAGCTTTAAATCACTCCCTGTACTCTTTATTCGGGGGGCATCGCTGCCATCACAGAAAACTGTTGTGTTTATTCTGTTCCAGGGCCATTTCGTTGACCAGCTGCTCTATGGACGACTGAATGGCCGCCTTCACCAGGGAAGACGCGGTTTCTATGAGGAGCAATTCATACTGCTCCCCAGTTCTGTGCCCCTGGTCACCCAGAcctttctcctctgcctggggGTCGCCACCAGCCTCAGGGCCCTCTTTTTTACCAAAATCAAAGCTCCTGCTTgattttttattccctttttgcTTATTTCGGTGCAAAACTGGGGACGGTTCATAGGCCTGGTCGGAGTCGGTGTTGTCAGAGTCCTCAGCTTCGGTGACGGTGATGACAATGCTGACGCCGGCGCCCACATTTGCTTCTAATGTCACCTGATggctggagcagccctgcagactCCCTGCATCATCTTTAAATGCTGACTGACTGAAATCCATCACAGTCTCTTCAGCTTTGCGCTCCTCAGGAAGAATTATGCTTTTTTCTGATCCATCCCCTTCGGGCAGCTCTTTGTGGATACTGGGGATTTCCTGCAGCTCGGTGGTTTcaggggtgctgctgggttGATCCTTGGGAACGGGTGGTTCGGGAGCAACCTGCCCGCCTTCTGCACATGCTGTGGTCTGGGGTCggctctcctcctgcagcttttcctgggcTGTTTCATTAACTGTCTCTGAATCAGTTATCTCTGACTGAGCGGTACACTCTGTATGCTCCTCTGCATCTGTATGCTCCTCTGCATCAGGTGCGGGCTCTGTCAGGGGCTGACTTTTTCCAACAGAGTCGGCACTTTCCTTTGCCGTATCCTGGTCCTCTGCATCAGGTGTGGGCTCTGTCAAGGGCTGACTTTTTCCAACAGAGTCAGCACTTTCCTCTGCTGTATCCCGGTCCTCCTCCTCTGCATCAGGTGTGGGCTCTGTCAAGGGCTCACTTTTTCCAACAGACTTGGCACTTTCCTTTGCTGTATCCTGGTCCTCCTCTGCAGAGATTGGGCTGAAGGATTCAGACTTGTCTGCTGGGGCCAAATCCTCTGGTTCTTCActagttttctttgaaatgccCATCACTTCATTTGCTTGAACGCTGCCCTCCGACTCCTCCACTGCTTCAGAggggctgggttttttcttgcctCTGGAGAACCGTACACAGGGCATCTTCACCCTCGAGCTCGCCCGTTTCTTTGGGAAGCCCTGCACACAGCCCTCCTCAGCATCCACCTCCAGCCGCACTTGGGAATCGGAGGGCACCTTCTTTCGCGATGAGGATTTCTGCTTCCTCTGAGGTCTTGCGAGGCTTTTGATGGCTGCCCAGGCTCCTTTCGAGGACCGCGACTGATGAGAAACTTTTGCCTCCCCTTGGTCAGCGCTGACACATTGGCTTTTCTCCTCTGAGGCTCCTTCACACACATCCTTCAAGGCCAGCCCCTTCTTACAGGACTTCTTCCGCTTCTTAAAACAGAGCATGGAGGGTTTTTCTGCCCGTTCCTCTGACGGGGAGCACGTTGCCCCTGTGCTGTGAGTCTCTGCCTCTCTTGGGTTCTCCATTTGAATTTCCTTAGCTGCCTTCACCATACTCactcttttccttcatttgcatTATAATACCAGTTTTCTTGATGAACGCATCAGACACAAGAACGGCAAAGATGCTCAAAGCGGATTTTTTTTACtcaaattgttttcaaaataacatcAGTTGCTTTTTCACGAGCGGATATGGTAGTGGAGAGAAGTTCTGCTGAAGCTACCGCATCTGCTTTGTAACTCCCACTTTGCCTTATTACTCACTTCATCACCTCTCCAAGGAATTTCGGGTAGACGTGACGTTGAACAGGCTTCTCCTTGGCTTTGCTGGCCAGAGTCACTCTCACCTCCAGGACCACCCACTTCAAGCTGTGCTCGGTCTAACAGCACGACTATTTAATTGCCAGTCTGacattacttttctttttcccccaaaggATGACAAATCAAGGCAAGAGTTAACAATTTTTATTCACCCCAAGGACCTGGAAAGAACTTGCACTT comes from the Falco cherrug isolate bFalChe1 chromosome 7, bFalChe1.pri, whole genome shotgun sequence genome and includes:
- the AKAP5 gene encoding A-kinase anchor protein 5, which codes for MVKAAKEIQMENPREAETHSTGATCSPSEERAEKPSMLCFKKRKKSCKKGLALKDVCEGASEEKSQCVSADQGEAKVSHQSRSSKGAWAAIKSLARPQRKQKSSSRKKVPSDSQVRLEVDAEEGCVQGFPKKRASSRVKMPCVRFSRGKKKPSPSEAVEESEGSVQANEVMGISKKTSEEPEDLAPADKSESFSPISAEEDQDTAKESAKSVGKSEPLTEPTPDAEEEDRDTAEESADSVGKSQPLTEPTPDAEDQDTAKESADSVGKSQPLTEPAPDAEEHTDAEEHTECTAQSEITDSETVNETAQEKLQEESRPQTTACAEGGQVAPEPPVPKDQPSSTPETTELQEIPSIHKELPEGDGSEKSIILPEERKAEETVMDFSQSAFKDDAGSLQGCSSHQVTLEANVGAGVSIVITVTEAEDSDNTDSDQAYEPSPVLHRNKQKGNKKSSRSFDFGKKEGPEAGGDPQAEEKGLGDQGHRTGEQYELLLIETASSLVKAAIQSSIEQLVNEMALEQNKHNSFL